The genomic segment gaggggcggcgcgccaccgcggcgtccTCAAGCGCACGCGACTCACGCCTGTCGCGACGTGCaggcagctgctcctcgtccACGGGACGCCGGGGTTGCGGCAGATGCTGTTGActcggctgcagcaccatcCGGTGGCCGTCAATGCCACCGCCAAGGCCGGCAGTGAGCGGCGCCTTTTGGCCTCCACTAGCTGTCTCCGGCTTTGAGTTGGGCAAAGACCGCCGTTCGATGTCGAAGGCGGCTCCACGCGGGGCGCCGAgtcgcgacggcggcgagtgCAGTGGGTCGGGAGTgacggcgcggcgtgccTCCGGTGCCTCGGTGCAGTGTTGAGAGGGAGGGTGCGCCTGTTGTGGCGAATTCGCCGCGTACACGActctgcgcggcggcgtcttcgGCAGGGGATTTCCATtcggagcggctgccgctggactaggcggctgctgtggcacgcgctgctgctgcggtgtcgTGGGGCGGCTCGCACGCTCTCCAGGAGGggcgccgcgacgcgggTCACGGCCAAAGACGGGCTCCTTATCCTGTagcggcgatgacggcgggGTGCGGGAGGGCAGGTGGGCGTTCTCCGGCTTGGCGCGGGGCTGTGGACTGCCTCTAAATGGCGAACGATCATCAGGGTACCCGTTCAGGTTGACGTTGTTCAGCTGCGGACTGTTGCGGCGGTCGTTGTTgcggagaggagaagcagccAGCCGCTGATTCTCCAgaacgcggcgcagctcttcTTTGCGCATCCTGTTGCGTCGCTCACGGGCCTCGATTTCCTCCTTCTGCCGCTTCAGGTACGCCTCGTGCTTGCGGCGCATGTACGCGTGGATCGTCTCTTTTGCCTTCTCGTCCGCGTTGCGGCCATAGCGGGCTATGATGGCGTCCACACGGCGCATGTCAGCGTGAAATGCATCCGCTGCATTGGGAGAGGGCCCAGGGgcaggtgccggtgccgctgccgctgctggcaatgctgcggcggcaagaCCACGCCGAtttccagcaccgccgaggGTAACTTTGATGCGCAACGGAGGTGTGTGATGCGGCTCCCCAAGGGGCCGCTGGGCGAGGGGCGGGGGAACAGCGCCGCTCGGAGATTCGGCTGGAGCGGGTCTGGCGCCACCACCCGGCAGCAGAGGGTTGGCGATGGGTCTCTTGTGGCAGGGACTGTAGAAGCGGTGAGCGTCGTTGCCTTGCTTTGGACTCGCCGTGGGGCTTTGCTGGACGGCAGCAGACGGCTTTGGCCCCaacgccgctggcgcgccaccgccgcgttcGGGGGAGGCCATCGGCGAATGCGATGGCGACGTCGGTGGCTGGAATACTGGGGATAAATTTTGACGCGCCATCGCGAGAGCAGCCGCCTGCCCGGGTGATACCCCATCCTTGGCGACTGCGCGAGGGGAGGGCTTCGGAGAGGGCTGCGGCGAGCTGCCCTTGCGCTCCTCCTGATCTATGCCGCCTTCGAAGTCGATGATGTCCTTTAAGCGCACCCGGCACTGGGTGGCGAGCATTAAGTTCTCCTCTAGCTGTTCAAGAGAGCGGCGCATCAGTGGCAGGGCGAGTGTCTGCTTGATGCTGGGCCGCTTAGCTGGGTCCTTCTGGAGACACCAGTCAACCATCTTGCGGAAGTCCGAGGAGTACTGGCTGGAGAGGGGCGCGTAGTGGCCCTGCACAATGCGCTGCATGAGCTGATTCATGCTGGTGCCATCGAATGGGTGGCGTCCACCGGTGGCACACTCGTACATCAACACGCCGAGAGCCCAGATGTCGCTCTTGTTATTGTACGGCCGGTTGCGGCACAGCTCCGGGGAGAAGTAGTAGGGGGTCCCGCACACCGTGTTCGCCATGCCCATCGtcgtgcgcagcaccgtcgaTATGCCAAAGTCGCCGAGCTTCACCGCGCCGTTTTTCATGAGGAAGACGTTCATGGTTTTGATGTCGCGGTGCAGGATGTGGCGAGCGTGCAGGTACTCGATCGCGAGACAGATTTGCGAGAAGTAGTACAACATGCTCGCCTCCTTCATAGGGCCGCGGCTGTGCTTCACCTTCTCCGCCAAGTCTCCACCGTCGCAGTATTCCATGACGATGTAAAGGTTATTGTTATTCTCAAACTGCTCGACGTAGCGGACAATGTTGGGGtgttgcagctgctgcaacaCGGTACACTCGTGCCGCGCCTCGTCTCGCTCTTTCTTGCTCATCCTCGTCATCCCCACCTCCTTTACCACGAACAGGAGCCCATCTGTCTTGCGCTTGATGAGGATGGCGCTGCCAAAGCTGCCCTTCCCAAGGACCTTCACCCTTTGATACTTGTCCAtttcgccgccgcgcacgcacgcaagcacgcacaccgctgcAACCAACGAGCAAGCACAAAccagagagtgagagagcaCGCCCgtagaggagggggaaggcgCCGGGTGGAGGGCCAAGAGGGTCACAAATAAAAatacacacaaaaaaaaaacggcaaGCGGTGAGGTCAAAGCGGGCGCTGCGACACGTAAAGAAAGAAGGCAGCGGGTAGTCCACAGCACCGATTTCACAGCAACGGGATAAGCGAAAAAGGGGGATAAACCagagagagcagcaccgcaacACTCACAAGCGGTGATGCACGCAGGGCGGGCGCGTCGAAACTCGCAAGAGACgaccgctgctgtgcgcacgAGAAGAACgcaaaagagaaagagagagagagagcagcagcggacgcggaaaaaaacaaagaaaacaaggCGCAGAGAAACACTAGAGAGCTCCACAGTATCCACCAATCACATCGACGGCAACGTTTTGCCTTCTGCTGTCCTCTGTTCACCGCGTGAGGTGGGATGAGTGCGTCGGCGGGTGCAAGATGGTGTCGATCGcgtttcttgtgtgtgtgtgtgtgtgtgtggcgtggACAAGCgtgcgcgagagagaaacCAAAAGAAAAGGCACAAGGGGTATGAGGAAATGAATGAGACAAGAATGCAAGCGAAAGAgacaagggggaggggagacaAGATGCTGATAGCTGTACATGCACTCGGGGAAAATGACCGTaaagaagaaagagaacAAGACAGACACGCAGGAATGAGGCGAGGTGGCaacgagcgcgcgcacaaaaGAAGTTCAAAACCGAAAACGCAATGGCAGAGCCGGAGAACACAACCCCGCGCACAGCGGGGAAACAAAGGGAGAATGAACCGAACGAAGCcgaaggcggtggtggcaacACGGGCGCGTGCTCGTTTGTGCGACtgtgaatgtgtgtgtgtgtgtgtgtgtgtgtgtgtgtgtgtgggtatgtcaaggtgtgtgtgtgtgtatgtatgtgtgtatgtgtgtacgtgtgccgACTTTAGGAAAAcagacagcgagagagagagagagagagagagagagaaaggaggagaggggagaggaggggaggggaggaggagggctaGGGTAACTCAGGATGACAACCTGACGACAACCAGGCGAACGAAACAATAATagaaggaggaagaaaaGTAGACGCAAGGGAGTCGGGAGGGTGCGAagcaaagcagcagcagcagcagcaacagtcGTTGCCcacgaagaagaggaagaggggaaaaagaagaagggcCGGGCAGCGCTCACTGCGGAAGATGATGTccaccgcgcacgcgtgtatgtgtgtgacTGAGTGACCACCAGAcaaaggggaagaggagcgaGGAAGGGGTGTTCGAGGAAGAGACAGCGATGTTTGAAGCGCCTGAGTATCTATTGCGttcgacggcagcagcaccggtcCATCTGCACGGGTGAttggagagggaagaggagggcagcTGTACTACTGAAGGAAAGCCGctgagagacacacacgcacccacacagacggggagagggaaagacgGCAGGAGACAACGTCGAGGAGAGGATGTGCGACGTCCTACAGGCAGCTGATCTGTATGTATTCCCGTATTCCTGCTGAGGCGCGTGCATGTGACCGAGAACGGGTCGAGTTCAACGCAGAAAGCACAGCGGTAAAGAAGCAAAAGGAGGAAGGCGTCCGGACAAGGGAAGCAAAGGGCCTGGATGAAAGATGAGGTGAAGGGTCGTTGGCACACGAAGCTTCGCCGAGTCGGGAACATCTTTCCCTCTTGTCATCGTCACTTGCGATGTTGGCGTccctgcaccacctccggcgACGAGCGGGATAGCAAGCGTGCTCGTGTGTAGCACCATGTGAGCGTATCAGTGAGGCAGCTCTCGTGGGTTTACACTCCGGGGCACCGTTCGCCAATGCCGCGCCGCTACGGTGTTGCTTTTACGCGGGTGGAGGGAAGGAAAGAAGGGGAGCATGAGAGAGGGACGGGCGCGAGAGCAGGCCGTGAGCCCTCTGCAACCCCCGAGCGACTGTCCTCTGAgtttcattttttttctttcaCGCACTTCCCTTTGTGGGGACAACACCAACACAATATCCAAACAAAGGgagcgaga from the Leishmania major strain Friedlin complete genome, chromosome 32 genome contains:
- a CDS encoding putative serine/threonine-protein kinase Nek1 translates to MDKYQRVKVLGKGSFGSAILIKRKTDGLLFVVKEVGMTRMSKKERDEARHECTVLQQLQHPNIVRYVEQFENNNNLYIVMEYCDGGDLAEKVKHSRGPMKEASMLYYFSQICLAIEYLHARHILHRDIKTMNVFLMKNGAVKLGDFGISTVLRTTMGMANTVCGTPYYFSPELCRNRPYNNKSDIWALGVLMYECATGGRHPFDGTSMNQLMQRIVQGHYAPLSSQYSSDFRKMVDWCLQKDPAKRPSIKQTLALPLMRRSLEQLEENLMLATQCRVRLKDIIDFEGGIDQEERKGSSPQPSPKPSPRAVAKDGVSPGQAAALAMARQNLSPVFQPPTSPSHSPMASPERGGGAPAALGPKPSAAVQQSPTASPKQGNDAHRFYSPCHKRPIANPLLPGGGARPAPAESPSGAVPPPLAQRPLGEPHHTPPLRIKVTLGGAGNRRGLAAAALPAAAAAPAPAPGPSPNAADAFHADMRRVDAIIARYGRNADEKAKETIHAYMRRKHEAYLKRQKEEIEARERRNRMRKEELRRVLENQRLAASPLRNNDRRNSPQLNNVNLNGYPDDRSPFRGSPQPRAKPENAHLPSRTPPSSPLQDKEPVFGRDPRRGAPPGERASRPTTPQQQRVPQQPPSPAAAAPNGNPLPKTPPRRVVYAANSPQQAHPPSQHCTEAPEARRAVTPDPLHSPPSRLGAPRGAAFDIERRSLPNSKPETASGGQKAPLTAGLGGGIDGHRMVLQPSQQHLPQPRRPVDEEQLPARRDRRESRALEDAAVARRPSALSPISGDPYDHCSPCQAASAAPERASPSTGDPRLQRPGRAPQRYLKPLGGRGENGLSPVPSPTSGQSPRHGAAGVEHRHRGSSGVPPPVKSKALVSAGNANPPSSAPGELVDIPRTAAHSSRAQASPCTPVKEALRALRRSKVQAGAPAPPPSSAMAAEMKDLPAIVASPEHERGVRRNHPRYRLEEAALYHGMRREQPSRGDERVSVDEHRKPHHAEVSAVPNTLEALRSLRAQQDKAMRAEGGAREEVNPGGQLALLKQRQRMQQRPRQESASSVVSVPLAPWLMTRATEAAASPRSEVPSRHDRKTPVSRDSAAARPSAAHVTALSLGDINRGAAPSRAAPPSAQAGAPPSPNPSTGGGAGVQSSMEGYAEMLQHLKDLLQRRRVSSTGGASAPTSPTTAASAPSAIEHPRDPAVRSPISMRNRALPPPLNPSPLGGGDMSCASDSGGSGVLVSPPHLKATRPLHPQPNAVPVVVVLPDCEAEEEDDDFEDAVPLSPVRCAELNDAYVRQQDQQEQKWRHAQEDVYTSDVDLTSAAMEEELEGEEGYTGYQKQPSSKEVPKGIKS